The Bos javanicus breed banteng chromosome 21, ARS-OSU_banteng_1.0, whole genome shotgun sequence genome includes a region encoding these proteins:
- the SAXO2 gene encoding stabilizer of axonemal microtubules 2 isoform X2: MPVQQRRSSWRHHCPHGTSRIYENSGESCATTEYLEKYPSYGSVLPPQSLKPKEEFRAYRGKMEGITTFKSDYRPYEIDKQPRHAPEEYKPKQGVIDLGTTYKRDFNSYKVQPVVIIRPLERQQVKKGKLDTVPTYKDDYRAWDIQKSELYKPQQTYYPPTVRFGNSTTFQDDYVPREIKPRQSCKPSPAVERSTIPFSCNTSHRLDYVPHRPEFNLARPKDSYKPPDQPLEDLTTHRCDFQGLVGETAKICRPAHTRVAQDAPFEGSTEFRDSFQAWALPAPQVQKALEYVPPAGTMQLQSTSHLDYVPHQATRVLPIRPASRRRNHNFPFQGKSTTKQDFPAWESCRQGPIKQEPQIPSPSGKFDGLSTFRSHYVPHELIATESCKPADAPLKRSLPFDDITTYSLEYMPKKLETCPASYPSPPGYLFETTNSQGHKFFRKIAPAVKAF, encoded by the exons ATGCCTGTGCAGCAGCGGAGGTCAAGCTG GCGACATCATTGCCCACATGGAACCTCAAGGATTTATGAAAATTCTGGCGAGTCTTGTGCCACAACtgaatatttggaaaaatatccTTCATACGGCAGTGTTCTTCCACCTCAGAGTCTGAAGCCCAAGGAAGAATTTCGAGCATATCGTGGCAAGATGGAAGGAATAACAACATTTAA GTCAGATTATCGTCCTTATGAAATAGACAAACAGCCTCGCCATGCACCAGAAGAATATAAACCAAAACAGGGGGTGATTGATCTTGGCACCACCTACAAACGGGATTTTAATTCTTACAAAGTGCAGCCTGTGGTGATAATTCGGCCTCTGGAGAGACAACAAGTTAAAAAAGGAAAGCTGGACACTGTCCCAACCTATAAAG atgaTTATAGAGCTTGGGACATTCAGAAAAGTGAACTCTACAAGCCACAACAAACTTACTATCCCCCTACTGTGAGATTTGGAAATTCAACAACGTTTCAGGATGACTATGTCCCTCGGGAGATAAAGCCTAGACAAAGCTGTAAACCCAGTCCAGCGGTCGAACGCTCTACCATCCCCTTTAGCTGTAACACAAGTCATCGCCTTGATTATGTGCCTCATCGACCAGAATTCAATTTGGCAAGGCCAAAAGACAGCTACAAGCCACCCGACCAACCCTTGGAGGACCTCACAACTCACCGATGCGACTTTCAGGGTCTCGTCGGTGAAACGGCAAAGATCTGCAGACCTGCACATACCAGAGTGGCCCAGGACGCTCCATTTGAAGGAAGCACCGAGTTCCGGGACAGCTTTCAAGCGTGGGCACTCCCAGCACCGCAAGTACAGAAAGCGCTGGAGTATGTCCCTCCCGCAGGCACCATGCAGCTGCAGAGCACCAGCCACCTCGACTATGTCCCGCATCAGGCCACGCGTGTGCTTCCCATCAGGCCTGCTTCTCGTAGGAGaaatcataactttcctttccaaGGAAAGAGCACCACGAAGCAAGATTTCCCAGCATGGGAAAGCTGCCGTCAGGGACCCATTAAGCAGGAGCCGCAGATCCCCAGCCCATCCGGAAAATTCGATGGCCTGAGCACTTTTAGGTCTCATTACGTGCCCCATGAACTAATTGCCACCGAGAGCTGCAAACCTGCGGACGCTCCCTTGAAGAGGTCGCTTCCGTTTGACGACATCACCACGTACTCTCTGGAGTATATGCCCAAGAAACTGGAGACCTGCCCGGCTAGCTACCCTTCCCCTCCTGGCTACCTGTTTGAAACTACAAATTCCCAAGGTCATAAATTCTTCCGCAAGATCGCTCCCGCGGTGAAGGCCTTCTAA
- the SAXO2 gene encoding stabilizer of axonemal microtubules 2 isoform X1, which produces MKTWCLCQICTCGRHHCPHGTSRIYENSGESCATTEYLEKYPSYGSVLPPQSLKPKEEFRAYRGKMEGITTFKSDYRPYEIDKQPRHAPEEYKPKQGVIDLGTTYKRDFNSYKVQPVVIIRPLERQQVKKGKLDTVPTYKDDYRAWDIQKSELYKPQQTYYPPTVRFGNSTTFQDDYVPREIKPRQSCKPSPAVERSTIPFSCNTSHRLDYVPHRPEFNLARPKDSYKPPDQPLEDLTTHRCDFQGLVGETAKICRPAHTRVAQDAPFEGSTEFRDSFQAWALPAPQVQKALEYVPPAGTMQLQSTSHLDYVPHQATRVLPIRPASRRRNHNFPFQGKSTTKQDFPAWESCRQGPIKQEPQIPSPSGKFDGLSTFRSHYVPHELIATESCKPADAPLKRSLPFDDITTYSLEYMPKKLETCPASYPSPPGYLFETTNSQGHKFFRKIAPAVKAF; this is translated from the exons ATGAAGACCTGGTGTCTGTGTCAGATTTGTACTTGCGG GCGACATCATTGCCCACATGGAACCTCAAGGATTTATGAAAATTCTGGCGAGTCTTGTGCCACAACtgaatatttggaaaaatatccTTCATACGGCAGTGTTCTTCCACCTCAGAGTCTGAAGCCCAAGGAAGAATTTCGAGCATATCGTGGCAAGATGGAAGGAATAACAACATTTAA GTCAGATTATCGTCCTTATGAAATAGACAAACAGCCTCGCCATGCACCAGAAGAATATAAACCAAAACAGGGGGTGATTGATCTTGGCACCACCTACAAACGGGATTTTAATTCTTACAAAGTGCAGCCTGTGGTGATAATTCGGCCTCTGGAGAGACAACAAGTTAAAAAAGGAAAGCTGGACACTGTCCCAACCTATAAAG atgaTTATAGAGCTTGGGACATTCAGAAAAGTGAACTCTACAAGCCACAACAAACTTACTATCCCCCTACTGTGAGATTTGGAAATTCAACAACGTTTCAGGATGACTATGTCCCTCGGGAGATAAAGCCTAGACAAAGCTGTAAACCCAGTCCAGCGGTCGAACGCTCTACCATCCCCTTTAGCTGTAACACAAGTCATCGCCTTGATTATGTGCCTCATCGACCAGAATTCAATTTGGCAAGGCCAAAAGACAGCTACAAGCCACCCGACCAACCCTTGGAGGACCTCACAACTCACCGATGCGACTTTCAGGGTCTCGTCGGTGAAACGGCAAAGATCTGCAGACCTGCACATACCAGAGTGGCCCAGGACGCTCCATTTGAAGGAAGCACCGAGTTCCGGGACAGCTTTCAAGCGTGGGCACTCCCAGCACCGCAAGTACAGAAAGCGCTGGAGTATGTCCCTCCCGCAGGCACCATGCAGCTGCAGAGCACCAGCCACCTCGACTATGTCCCGCATCAGGCCACGCGTGTGCTTCCCATCAGGCCTGCTTCTCGTAGGAGaaatcataactttcctttccaaGGAAAGAGCACCACGAAGCAAGATTTCCCAGCATGGGAAAGCTGCCGTCAGGGACCCATTAAGCAGGAGCCGCAGATCCCCAGCCCATCCGGAAAATTCGATGGCCTGAGCACTTTTAGGTCTCATTACGTGCCCCATGAACTAATTGCCACCGAGAGCTGCAAACCTGCGGACGCTCCCTTGAAGAGGTCGCTTCCGTTTGACGACATCACCACGTACTCTCTGGAGTATATGCCCAAGAAACTGGAGACCTGCCCGGCTAGCTACCCTTCCCCTCCTGGCTACCTGTTTGAAACTACAAATTCCCAAGGTCATAAATTCTTCCGCAAGATCGCTCCCGCGGTGAAGGCCTTCTAA